The Macrobrachium rosenbergii isolate ZJJX-2024 chromosome 12, ASM4041242v1, whole genome shotgun sequence region atttaactttagcagcctccaaccatcatttgaaacatctcttcactttgtaggcataatccaagaaagtcatcttgtcatcctttcttaaagatctgaatctttcgtTGTAAtactcaggggtcatctggtcAACTTGTAGCACactgtgtttaagtaccttgtaatCTTTACAGTGGTCAGCTGATAAGGCTTCCTTTACCTATGACTCGAACTcgtctggagcttcttctgtaaactttgggaTTAACTTCTTGACTCTTGccacatcaaatacaggctcttgaTTACTTTGGGTAGGGTTAGGCGGTGTCACAAGTAGTGTGGAACGAGCTCCATTTCATATCttgcttttttctcttcctctttttctctttctctttcttcttctgtttctctttcttcctctctctcttttttctctctgtcttatctttctttatctgcctgtctttctctttctgccagcGTTCTCGGCTTAatcaagttttcttctctttcctctctttctttttctgcttgaaTTTTCAACTTAATCAAGTTTTCTTCTGCAGCCTtgcatctaagctctgcttctcCATCACCTTGCTCTTTCTTTTCCACCTCAGACTCAGCATTAGCTGTTATTTGCTCGTGCCTACTCATGAATTCTGCCTCAGCTACATTCAATAATTCTTGTGTCTATcataactcttcatctactttaccagagtccatcaatgcttggattgcaatacatctgatttgtgccttaatcatactaCTATATGCTTCACCGCCACAGGCTAATGCTAAAGCAAGCCATTGAGCTTTAGTCAGGCTGGATTCAggtaactcttggatggaaggagctgctaaaaactcctgaacgtTGAACAgaaccattttctctaagttactcaactaaacaaCTCACAATACAATGCAGAAACAACAGTGTGGCCACTCTCCTAACAAAAGATCCCTAACACCgccagtataaatcataaaccagtgatattttgttttgttcccgggtgtGGTCACCAATTTTGATTGTCACAAAGAGTTCCGAATACCTGGCTATTACACTAATCAATCATggaattcaaaacttacctcactacagccagatacctgaactttcataacaaacaaacaaaaaaaaaaaaatacgactgggtactctaaaggcaacagtgatcccttaaaaagcttatcagCCATGTGTGGTATCAAAGTATCAAAACAATAGTGAGGTATCAATATATACTAAAATTaaccaaagggcatcactccatcaaacaactgtaACTGTTTCCTTGGTTagagtcacttcagcaaaactgaaggaacaaaactatctATCACTTAAGTTTATACACAAAGTTATTCCTACCAttggtggttaataaatgaaacactgttgtaaaagctttaagtacaaaaaattatttttaattcaaaattaatcaaTCAAGATTCACAgttttactttgaagaaaatttactattacttggaatcaaaattcacaatcttaattcttaaataaaattatgaaacaaatttatatcggcaaaatgttaatatgtgaaactaTATTAAGTAAGTATCTtgaaaaaactaagagattgtaaacacaaatcatgtaaaagtattaaattcaaaaagaattaaataattcaaatgacaccAAGAACACActattatacaaaacatgaaaatgaattataatgtaaATTCACTAAAGTACAACTCCCTTATTATATTGACATGTCTACTAATCACTTGTTTGAACACTtcaaattataccatggtataaattttaattacaataactGTTAACTGCAGTTCTGGCCATTACACACTCTTTCACAATTCCTGTcaaggcgccgttacacacatacacacactcatacaaaaCTAATTGTCTGATCTTACTATAAGTTATTAAAACGGAGCGACCCACAATTAATTACTTTAcgttacttttcactttttaagagagagagggagggaaccACCACAAAAGGTCTAGAATCAGAATGACAAAATTTTTGGTCTCCAGTCATAAGCAAGACCCCATAGAATACTCTAGACTTCCGGTCTCATGTGACTCGATCAGAATTGGCTGATGCAATCTTCTCGATCAGGATACGTCCAGGAAATAAATTACGTAACCAACATGTGGTTCTGTGCAATAGTTTCTCCCAGTAATTCCCAAAAGGGAATACATGATGTAAGACAAAACATTTCGGACAAAGCTTTCGGTGAGATCTCAACGCAATCAATGCAACAAGCACGTGGCAACTTCTCTCCGTAGAAGACCAAAGATGGTGCAATCGTTCGtcttaacatgaattttgatTACGTGACCAACCCACCTTGAGTGCCCAGCAtcacgatagaaaaaaaaaatcatatgttcGACATGTTAAATAAACAGACGAAGACCGCGATGACTGCCCAAAATCTCGACTGTTGACGTTACCTATTGcgtgaatcaaaacaaaagcgaACCCATGACTGGCCAGTCGCATGAGGCTGAGTCACATAATCTCTCTCCCCTGCTATTGTGCTATCTGAATTATTAATTtggtgagatctgacattacaaaggtCTTTCAACACTATTACTAACATACACGattattacaacaatatatatatatatatatatatatatatatatatatatatatatatatatatatgtgtgtgtgtgtgtgtatgtgtgtgtgtgagtgtatgttacAGTACCCAGGCTGTCTATGTCTAGGACTCGATTTACCCTCCAGGGCTACCGCACACAAGTCTACCCTACTGTAATTAGGTTGCAACTTCTGCTAGGGGAAAGAAACTGCCGTAATGATAGCGACCTCATACtaacaaaatattgttttatatatatatgtataaatattcatatattgtgcagcatttacataaaataaaagtcctTAGATTTGCTCTTGGCTTAACCACCCCCACCGGCCTACTCAGCTATAAATGGATACCAGCATCTACTgggtcaagtatatatatatatatatatatatatatatatatatatatatatatgtgtgtgtgtgtgtgtgtgtttgtatgtgtgtatgtgtgtggataaatatacatatatatatatatatatatatatatatatatatatatatatatatatatatatatatatatatatatatgtatatatgtacatatatacatacatatatatatatatatatatatatatatatatatatatatatatatatatacgttatacatgagagagaaaaaaacacacgaaaaaaaagGTGCGAGAAATGGTAGCTGCGTAACGCTGATTAGCATGAAGGGCAAAATTTAAAAACGGCGTTATCCTAAATCTTTAAGTGCAAATGTAAGATACCTCTAGTCATATCGCAGCACTGATCACTCGGACACTTACAGTTTCTGATAAGATGTAATACTGAACAGAAAGTGGTTGTTGCTTTTTAACATTCGTACGCGAGAGAGTCCCTAGGCAACTATGGAGGCATTAGCAAGCCCTGACAGACCACGCCTGGCATCTAGAGAAGAACTGGACGAGATCAGGTCGAGGCTCAAGGAATACTTCCCAAAATCTGCTGTTGTAAGTAGCGCTAAACTCTATGCTTATCTCACGCGTTGGCGTGTCTCTTTTGTTTCTTGTGTGCAGGAATCActtgaatactttatttttgtgGGTTATAGACTGTGTTTTGCTACGAGTCAGTAAGTTTGCCgaatcatatttttatctatataggCTGTATATTATGCTTTGTCATGGATTTTCGGACAGAATTAATATCAAATACAGAccatttatatttacacatacttataaacgcacacacatttatatacacacacacacatatatatatgaccatatatatgtagatatatacatacacagtatatgtgtgtatgtatatatatatatatatatatatatatatatatatatatatatatatatatatatatatatatatatatatatatatatatatataggcaacagGCAAGCGGCAAATGAatcatcaggagatccataagacgaGAAGTCTTTAAGGTTCtatattaagaaacgtttcgtgcaatcttttgcacatcatcagtctgcaataaattataaacagcagttcaaactaaagttaaaataattattctactgacagtaaaaatttttttataaagttaacataaaagctgcatattttataaaaaaaaaaatattaaaattcaccaagtttgttaagaaaattaaactacttttcaatacaacgcaagagggaagaatggcctgaagaaacgtcaatgcccagacaacaccttgagcgagagagagagagagaaagagagaaaccgcagaagtgttactattcaaattaggggacaggtgctttatatataatgactcaagggtagttaaaaaagGCCGTTTgaactgctgtttataatttattgcagactgatgatgtgcaaaggattgcacgaaacgtttctcaataatgaagacttcttgtcttatggatctcctgatgatatatatatatatatatatatatatatatatatatatatatatatgtgtgtgtgtgtgtgtgtgtgtgtgcgcgcgtgcgtgggTACGTGTGTTTATAATTTGAAAACTGTCATACCTTCAGCAGGGTCATGCGGTAAACAGAACTCCCATCAACAGTACAACAGACACCACATTACGCAGTGTGCCATTCTCCTTATCTTACAAAAACTCTACCCCTTCTGATAATACTATGTCGTTCATCCTAAAAACTCCAATTCGCAAACCTATTATCCTCCTCTACTCTTTCCACATGGCCAGACCAAGTTAACACACTGAGCCATCTTTTCACATATGCTAGTCTTTTATAGTCTCTATTCCTTCCTTCGATGCTCTTTCTAAACTGGTCCTATCTGATCTTTCATGTCTTCTTTTATCCCATTATCCTTCTTATTACATGCAATATTGTGCACCGTTCTCCCCACCGTTAAGCAACACAGACACAAATTGATAATACCAATGAAGGTATCGAAGATGGCTAGAGTGTAGGAAAAACAAGAATATGTTAATATTCATTGCCTTTCTAAACCATATACTCTGCATGCTTTTAGTGCCTTACAGTAAAGAAGTAATTTCATTGGTGGTTCTACAgtggcctttattcctcacaccgctggactgtggaacaatctccctgaggatgtcgtgtcattggaacttcaaaagttcaagcgaagatgcaatgcaatactaccATAAttccattctccttgcatttgaatacattttttatctatttattaatttgttcagctatgttttccttttaagaagtgagatctcttcgttctttatttcccttgactttctcttacttcctaatgaacgccgttttctttggaagcttgaatctcaagtcagtggcccctgtggacttgttccatatgaatagggttcatcctctgaataataatgataacagtaataataattatcttgatGTTGTttgacaagtatattcataagtaGCTACTGTCTAGTGTAATATCATTGGGACTTGCCTTTCATTTCCGCGTCTCTCCAGTGGTGGTAGGCTTACATTAAACTTGACATGAGCCATCAGGAGACTATACTGTAGATGTGGTGAGGCGTCAAAGAGAGTTTGAAGGCGGTGTGGTCTCCGGACTCGGCTACCCCCAACCAGCCGAGACGATGAATGGTCTGGTCAGTGCTGGAGTTGGGTTTAGTTCCAGCCATGATAAATGACTAACGATGGCGTCTCTCCTTCCCGCAGATCTACGGCATCCTAAAGGCGCTGACAGCCTACGAAGGAATGTGGGATCTTCTTGGAACACAGGTCTATTACTGTGACTACTCCTCTCTTGTTGCTGGTACCCCGTCAGACTATCAAGTAAGCAATCGTGAGCGAGATACGCTCATGCTGTCATTCTCGTCCAGAACAGCACGGAGGTTACGGAATAAAACCCCCAAAAAATAGAGCCGTGTAAGACTGACTACTTGCCAAGACTGAAtacttgccccccccccccagaaaaaaataactaagggTTTTGCAAACCTTTAACACAGAGCTGTAAAATATTAAGCTGAGCACCTGAAACTATAGAGAATGATTTCAAGGGGGGGAGTTACGCCTGGGTTTGGGAAACAGTTCCCAAGACTTAATTACAATGAAGTTTCATGATAATTAATGGTAAAGTCAGCTGGAAGATGTAATTCCAGTAGATCTGAGCAATATCGCCAAAGAATTGGTAACCAGAAAACTAACTTCACGTCaatctcattttttcttcagttaaaaaCATGTATTCTACTTGGAAAAGATAATATAATCAATTAAACTGCATTctttaatgatatatgtatatatacatatatatatatatatatatatatatatatatatatatatatatatatatatatatatatgtgtgtgtgtgtgtatacatacatatatatatatatatatatatatatatatatatatatatatatatatatatatatatatatatatatagacctgttAATATTCAGcagaaaaattataatgtataacATTCCACTCATCTTCGCGTCTTCTTGCCGAGTGGCAGTAACATTATTAGCATAAATTAGCGTTTGAATTATAAAGTGATGCACACGTTTGGACATTGCTGGAGAGCATTTGGAAAATCCTGCAACATAATCTAGCAATGTATTCATCAGTATGTAAAATTAATACCGGAAGATATGaacaaatatctaaatatatttacataagaacCACCCACACGTTCTCAGTAGGCTCTATAAACTCATGTCTTCTCAAAAATGTCCTCAACGATTTTTATGTgactaaaaaaatttatagaactAACATTTTCACCGAGCTTATGGTGGGTCTACCACGTAAATATTCCCCGTAGGgcgttggtgccgtcagtgcacctcacagcgTGTGCTGTAGGCGTtcctaaaggttctttgctgcaacccctttcattccttttgctgtatctccgttcgtattgtctttctttcatcttgctatccacccttgcctaagaattatttcacagtgcaactgcgatgtttttctcctgttatacttctcaaacctacctactcccaatttcctttccagccctgaatgaccttacaagtcccagtgcttggcccttggcctaaactctatattccattcatgccacgttaatattatttaaaaagccGAAGTTTTTCACACTAAAAGTCAAAGGAAAGTCCACTTCATTTTATGATGGGTCAAAAAGACATTTGACAGTCTGACTTAAAGTTAGGTCAGCTAAACTTCCTATTTATGGCCTAATGACTCCTCTGACTAAACTCATTTTAGCTTTTATTGTCATTACTTTCTGGTAGTAACAAAGTACTGTATCACAGAAACTTCTTTGATAGGCTTACAGACAATTCTGTGAACGTACTTAATGGCCCCGTCAACCGCCAGGTAGTCATTGAGAATCAAAGTACGAGAAAAAAGGTCACGTAATATGACCAAGAATCTTAAGCTAGTTACCCACTGCTATAAAGCGTTTTCTTGGTGTCACTTCAACTGAAAGACAGAAAACGAGAAACCTTGATATTTTGGAGGACTGGtcatcgtaatttttttttttttttcttttacgtcaACGCTTCATTCCTTGCATGTAATGATTTTAGCGATTATTATGCTCATCACatagcatatatactgtataatcataatgatacgtaagctaacacacacacacacatatactcatatatatatatatatatatatatatatatatatatatatatatatatatatatatatacgtgtgtattactacagtatatatatatatatatatatatatatatatatatatatatatatatatgtgtgtgtgtgtgtgtgtgtgtgtgtgtgtagtttgcaGAACGACAGGACTACCTCTGAACGGGAGCTTAGTCCATTGTCTCCGATGTTTAGTGTTACTTTCGGGGTGTCCAGGGGTGCTTCACGGATTCTCTAAACTGTTCGTAAAATTCTTATTATGGTGACTGGAAGATTCATGATCAGAAGTGTTGACGGAGTCAAAAAGAAAATGTACTTTCATATATAACCCTCTACAGTCGTAAACGCATAGCTGCATGCCTACTAATGATTATTTTTAACGTTTAGAGTTCCATTCACTCGCTATAATACCTCTTACTTTTAAGGTGAttaccatttcctgtattttgaaTTTACAATACACCAAAATAACATGACGCCATTCTATAGCTGAAGAGGCATAAAGTCGCTTGTTAGACTCAGAGAAAAAGCAATTCTAAGCACAGCTATGGATTTTTCTCGTACCTGAAAGTTGAGACCTCCCTGTCCCTTCATCCGAGTGACCTCACGCAAAGCCCTTGGTAAATTTCAGTGTGCAAAACAGACGCTCTACTTATTCTgggacgaagaagaggaagatgacgaGGAAGTCGCCATGTTGTTGTCTCGTATCCCAGCCCTCGACTGGAGCAAACCTGTGTTCCTCTGTGGCACGCCTCTCAGTCTAGTAAGAAAGGTAAGTTGGCCAATTGTAAGTGAGCGTGAAGGATTCGAAGGACGCTGTGAAACCCTTCAGTCTTCGTACAGACTTCCTTTAAGGACCTTGGAAGACGGAGGAGGATTGGACAGAGTATCGTTAAAGCGTATCAAGGGAGCAATGACTGAAGAAGTATTCGTAGAAAAGAGGAGCTTTAATAGCGTAaataattttagttattattattattattattattattattattattattattattattattattattattattattcagccgatgaaccctgttcgtatggaacaagccaaccactgacttggaattccagcttacaaagaatatggtgttcatttcgaAAGAACTGACAGCAGTTaacgggaaatgcagaaagaggagatcagttataaaaaaaaacagataaataaattaataaaaatgtaagtaaagtattaaaatgcaacgaGAAATATATTAGGTAAGACATGACTCACGGATGAAGTGCAAGGCTGTTGATTTAATCTTGCGCAGGAGAAAAAGAGTCAGACGATTGATGGAGTTGATGGTATGCGCAGGTGTTGCAAAGAAGCGTGTTCATCGAATTGATCAAGGGACAGGTCGGCTTTCCACAATCAGGCAAGTAAACATTTGCTGATATTCGCTGAAAGGTCGCCGTAAATTATagctttcttttaatttcaatttttttttaaatgttcctaTTATATGGATTGAAGAGGAAAATTCATGCTTTATGCACACTCACTCTAAACACACTTTAAGTCACGTACAGAAACTCACAGATACACACGcgtgtgtaatgtatatgtatgtgtacttacgtttatatatttaaatatgtatgtatacataatatatatatgtgtatatacatatatatgtgtgtgtgtgtaattgtaatgaccacaatgacctcttaacttctcgaattcttcgcgctttttcggatacgcttgtcactacaaagccgtaagatccaagtgcaagaaatatgtagatattatgatgtccggtagcgggaaacgaacttGGGTCCCGTAATCACAATGGGacccgggttcatttcccgctaaAAGacataatatctttatatttcttgcacttggatcttaaggctttgtagtgacaagcgtttccaaaaaagcacgaagaattcgagaagttaagagggcattgtaatattacaattacatatgtatctggtaaaaaatgaacagtagattctacattatatatatatatatatatatatatatatatatatatatatatatatatatatatatatatatatatatatatgtatatatatgtatatatatatatgaccacctcattgaaactgaactgtatttagcggagatatttattcagcaaaagttacaagctttccagggctaacattcctcattgtcaagtatccggatacttgacaatgaggactgttagccctggaaaccttgtaacttttactgaacagatatctccgctagataccatccactttcagtgaggtcctgttagtaattgtgttAATGCGCAGATAACtgttaatatagatatatacatttatatatacatacacacacacacacatatatatatatgtagacagaaCCCTTGAAAACTCAAATCTCATTTGATTTCATATTTCCAAGGCTCTTTACTATAAATCTTTCAGGGCGGGATTTGAGTACATTAGGAAACTAATTCCCATTATGAAGAACATAATGTATAGTAAGGTCCTAAGTGTCTTAATCTGCTCCAGGTTGAAAACTTCGTCACTACCGGTTTGTTGGGCTACGGTCTGCTGAAGCCCAGTGAGGCGATGATTCTCCAGATGTACTCCCTGTCTTCTATGCCCAGTATTGACATGGAGTAAGTGATCCTAAGCAGGCAATATACCCAGGCATTACAATGGACTGCTTAGATACTGACCGTTGATTCCCTATATGTTGTCGATCCGTGTCTGTATGTCAGCAATGCATGCAGactcacaataatatatatatatgtaatatatatatatatatatatatatatatatatatatatatatatatatatatatatatatatatatatatatatatatatatatatatatatttgtttatttatgatatttgtatggatatgtatacacacacgcacacttgaAATAATTGGAAAACATTATACCCTTACTCAGTCCACATCTGTCAAAAAATTGTTGACAGGAGTTACGTGTCTTTACGTCTAGACGTTGCTCTTCCTACACAAACTTGAGAATGACCTCTCTGGTCTGCGACAGTTAACGACGATGCACTAGActtagcagtggttctcaatcttttttcagtgatggcacccttactaatgtaatcattaccgtggcacccctccTTCACCATGCCCCCATATCGCATGaactaacttcttatttaatgaataaaattattttccatactacatatatatatatatgtgtgtgtgtgtgtgtgaatgtattacagtagacacactgataataattatatgaagacttctgcaaacctttttttttttttttgcaaatgttcactgagatgatcttgccaagacaaaactcatgacaatcttgcggcacccctaggcactgtctgtggcaccccaaggtgctacggcacccagtttgagaaccactgcactagagagagagagagagagagagaaatgacttttGTCAATCAGACATTTGAAACCTCCATAGGCATTTGAGTTTAGAAATATAGTGATAAAATACCAAAAATCatgacaaaaaccaaaaaacaaaatttgcgCGCAAACCCTTCCCACTGACCGAATGAAATCATCACTCTGACGTGTTTTCAGACTCCCAGAAGGCTTCGAATTCCGAGATCTGACGGAGGAACACGCGGAATTCCTCTTAGACCACTGGCAGTACAAACACATCAGCACCCTGCACAGATACAGGTGCATGAGGAGG contains the following coding sequences:
- the LOC136843909 gene encoding uncharacterized protein isoform X1, translating into MEALASPDRPRLASREELDEIRSRLKEYFPKSAVIYGILKALTAYEGMWDLLGTQVYYCDYSSLVAGTPSDYQCAKQTLYLFWDEEEEDDEEVAMLLSRIPALDWSKPVFLCGTPLSLVRKVENFVTTGLLGYGLLKPSEAMILQMYSLSSMPSIDMELPEGFEFRDLTEEHAEFLLDHWQYKHISTLHRYRCMRRTLPGVGVFKTSHGNNNGEPVAWAQLSFWNMYTNTFTLPQYRRQGLAAMATLALARKSLEKTGVALAPIFPDNVPSAEMHLKLGFKRSVVIANQSYCP
- the LOC136843909 gene encoding uncharacterized protein isoform X2, with amino-acid sequence MWDLLGTQVYYCDYSSLVAGTPSDYQCAKQTLYLFWDEEEEDDEEVAMLLSRIPALDWSKPVFLCGTPLSLVRKVENFVTTGLLGYGLLKPSEAMILQMYSLSSMPSIDMELPEGFEFRDLTEEHAEFLLDHWQYKHISTLHRYRCMRRTLPGVGVFKTSHGNNNGEPVAWAQLSFWNMYTNTFTLPQYRRQGLAAMATLALARKSLEKTGVALAPIFPDNVPSAEMHLKLGFKRSVVIANQSYCP